The Dehalococcoides mccartyi CG5 genome contains the following window.
ACAGATATTATATTGGTCAATAGGCCTTAAGGCCAAGAAAGCTAAGCATTTAGTATATTTTTAGCCCAATAAGACAATACTTAAACCTGCACACCTCATTTTTAAATCAAATATTTGTATTTACCCCCCAAGATATTGTTTAATAAGCGCATACACATAGTAGAGAAAACTACTGAATACCAAGAAGGCTATATGACTCACAGACTAAGGGAAAACGGCTACGCAATATGGTCCACACTTATGCAGGCAAGGGTTGCTGCCTATCACGTACGCAGAAAAGACCTGCTGGAGTACGGCGTTTCCCCTGAACAGGCGGGCATACTGGAACGTCTGTATCATTCCAAAGACAAAACAATGACACCCACCCGAATAGCCGAATTGTATTTCCGTCAGCCAAACACCATTACCGCCATATTGAGAAACATGGAGAAAAAAGGGCTGGTCGAACTCACCAAAAACTTGGAAAGAAAAAATATGATTCGGGTATC
Protein-coding sequences here:
- a CDS encoding MarR family winged helix-turn-helix transcriptional regulator, producing MTHRLRENGYAIWSTLMQARVAAYHVRRKDLLEYGVSPEQAGILERLYHSKDKTMTPTRIAELYFRQPNTITAILRNMEKKGLVELTKNLERKNMIRVSITEKGMQLRETISTNLTETRKIFDVLSDEELDQLENMLLRIRDKSIIQTSSSKFNATRRLDQIHESDGQII